Part of the Melopsittacus undulatus isolate bMelUnd1 chromosome 12, bMelUnd1.mat.Z, whole genome shotgun sequence genome, aaatttcatttctatgaattatttcagatttaGCTTCAATTTGGAGCCATTATTTGCAGTGCAAACAGATGCAAAGCAGGTTTAATCTCTTCAAATACACAGCTGGGGATATGCACGGGGAAGGTTGAAGAATTAATACAGGAAGAAtacagagcatccctgcagcgATGGAGGTGTTGGTGGGGtcaggagaagagaaacaaGAGCTGGGGCTCAGTTTGCACCCAGTCACCTTCAGCCCAGCCCCGAGCACCGGGTCTCATAGCCCATGTTCAGCCCTTGAGGGCTCAGGCCTCTGCTGTCCCTGCCTCGAGGTGAGACTGTCACCTCTGTCCTGCATGGTGGAAGTGGGAGCTCTAAGTGGTGAGAGCCCAGAACActccagagctctgcagtgaagCTTAAAGAGTAAAACAAAGAGCAGTTATATTAACCCCACACAGAGAAGCTTTGACTGCTCACCTGGATTTACCAGCAGTGTGATCAATACCTGTCCTGGAAGCCACTGGTTTGAGCTATACTGACAATCAGCATGCACAGGGTCAGAGTCCCCAAAATGGCCTCACACCCCCTGGACCACTCACCAGcttttggagaaggaaaaggggatgGAAGCAGCATGGTAATGCTCAAGCGAGGCTGTGAGTGcagaggcagggcagggagatgAGCAGAGGCTTTGtgatggggcagaggggggcCAGGGACCTCTGAAAGCAGACAGGACAGAGCATGTGGCAGGGTGACAGAAATGAGCCTGCTCTGCctcagctgcagcctctgcttgcCCAGGACCTGCACCCTGGCATGTGGGGGATGTAGGAGGGAGCAGCAACTTCCAACTGCCCCATCCTGCTCTGAGCACCCACCTCACAGCTCCTCCAATGGCTGCTGGGCAGGACAAGGCCCTTTGGAtgggcagcctgggatgaagcTGAGGTGTCAGCCTGGCTCAAGCAGCAAAACCATCCTGCCCCCTTCCTCTGCCTGCTCAGCTGCTCTTTACCACGGGCTCTGAAGCCCAAAGCAGGGAGCAGGCTCCAGCACCAGGtacacaacaaaacccaaccagagGCACAACCCTGAGTCTACAGACTCCCAGTGGAATTGCTGAGCTCCCCCGGAGGTGCTGCCTCCAGAGAGCAGCAATGGCAGGGGACAAGCACACGAAGCCAAGAGGTGGCAGGGAGCAGAATGCCCCCAGGAGCAAGCTGCCAATGAgatctccatccctgtcagcaCGAGGTACCATTGCCAGCTCACAAAATGCATCTCAAGAACCCCCAAGCAGCACAAGCAAGATTCCTGCTGCACCTCCTGCACTAATGCTCTTCTGATGGGtttcccctccccagcctccaggaattctccttcccatccaaAAGGACCCACCACACCATGCCTGGGCTCCCCATGCTGCTCGCTCCGCTCCCACCTCACCCTGCAAACCTTGGGATAGGGGCTGGATCCCTTCAGGAGCAGCATGGTCCCTTTCCTCTTGAACTTTCTGGTAGGAAAGCCAAGCCCACCACAGGCACAAGCTCTGCTCCTGGCTCCAGGTCTCACCATGGTGAGGACCACAGCAAGCCCTTCCCATGGCCACTGTCCCATCCCACCTCCTGCCTCACCTGTGACTGGAGGCCACAGGGTGTGCCTGATCCAACCTCAAGCCTTGGGTTTGGGGTGTTGCTGCAGACTCAGCAAGCCAAGAGCTTTCCTCAGAGCCCTGTGGGACAAAGCTGAGGACAGAGGCCTGGCCAGGGGGCTGGGCTGCTTGAACAGCACTGGAGTTCAGCACACACCTcacctgccccagccccatctGCATCCCAACGACTTCCTCTGGGAAGGGCATCACCTGAATCCCCAATGCCAGGAGGCCACATCCCTCAGGCACCAGCTCCAACAGGACCATACCCACAGCTCAGGAGCTCCCAAAGGGCTGGCAAATCCCACCTGcagcaatcacagaatcataacatagtttgggttggacaggaccttaacatcatccagttccaacccccctgccataggcagggacacctcacactaaaccatggcacccaaggctctgtccaacctggacttgaacactgccagggatggagcattcacaacctccctgggcaacccattccagtacctcaccaccctcacagtaaagaatttcttccttatatccagtctaaacctctgctgtttaagtttcaacctgttaccccttgtcctatcactacagtccctaatgaagagtccctccccagcatccctgtaggccccttttgGGTTGGAACCTCCCCAAGAAGTCATCAGGAGAGGCACAAGTTGGGGGGTCAAATCCCACCTGAGAGCACTGCCTTATCCCTGCACAAATCCCTCATCCCAGCACGAAACAAGCGGCCACATCGTTAAGGAAACACATAAGAACTGACTTTTCACCACACATTATCGCTGGCACACTTGGAACAACCAGGCAGGAACAGAGCCAGGCCACTCAAACCCTCCTGGAAGCGTCATGGGCACAAGCGCTGCCCAAACTAAATCCTGAATCCCTAAGAAGGGCAGAGCTGCCAACAGAGCAAGGAACCCCCAGTACCAGCCGCCCCTGCTCACACACGGGAATCCCACCACGCCCGGGGCCAGGCTCCTGGAACAGGAGCCATTGAATGGAGTGAAGCTGGGTGGAGGTCGCTCTGCACGGTCCCATCCTTCCATCCCAGCACAGAACACAGCAACGACCAACGAGACCCGCACGCAGCGGGAGGAGGCACCAGGacccccccctcctgccctcgGGCCGGAGCTGGGAACTGCCAGGAACGTGGAAAACTCCTTCCTGTGTGTTTGTGGAGCGCTTTCAGTGGATCCTCACGGATCTAAGCCTGGCCAAGAGGGATACTGCGAGCCCCGGCCTCCTCGGGACAGCCGGTAGCACACAGAGGGTGACTTGAGCTGTGACAGCGGGATAAGCATGGGTTGTAACCGGGACAAACCTGAGTTATAACCGGAACAAACCCGGGCTACAACCGGGACACACCTGGATCAGAACCGGGATAACCCTCGGCTCCAGCCGGAATAAACCCCACAGCCGGGCCTGGCCCCGCTGCCGGCCCACCTCAGTGACCCCACGTCACCTCGCAGCTGAACTCCATCTCGGCGTCCATGGTGGCGATGCGCACGGTGAACGTCTTGGGCTGCTTCCTCTTGAGCGAGCTGAAGCTCATGCGGGACGCGATGGCCCCGGCCATGGCGGGGTACCTCAGCGCGACGGCACCGCCATGGCGCGCCcggccctcctgccctcctccccggcagcaCCGCCCTGCGCCCGCCCTTGCCGCGACGCTATTGGTCCACAGCCGCTCTGGTCCCGCCCTCACCGCGAGATCAACCAATAGAAAAGCACATGATGGGGGTCGCATCTGTGATTGGGGGAAGTGGATGTCTCTCAAATGAGTGGTTGGGGAAGCAGCGCCCTCTTGTGGAGGGAGAGGCAGGTTGCACGCCGCTCACTGGCCTGTGGCGCATGCGTGCGGCGGGGTGGGGACGGGCGCTAGGACCCTGCAGCACGAACCGGGGGCTCCCGGGGGTCCCGGTCCCTCCCCGGATCCCGGCTCTGCCGCAGCGGCTCTGGTCCTGCTCCGGGCACCGGGAGGGGCCGAGCCCGAGGGAGGGGGCTCGGGAAGGAGGGGACAAGGGGCGGGACCGGGGCTGGGACAGGGACGGGAGCAGGGACAGCGGCACCGGGACAGAGGGATAGGGCTGGGAACGGGATCGGGACAAGCGGACTGAGATAACGGGACCGGGATCAGAACCGGGACAAGGGACGGGGCTGGAAGCGGGACGCCGGGACCAAAGACAGTGGGACTGGGAGAAGTGAACCGGAACAACGGGGAGGGACTGGGACCGAGACtggagcaggaacagcagcaccGGGACAGCGGGAAGGGTCTGGGACAGCGTCCGGGACAACGGAACAGGACTGGGACGGGAACCGGGACAAAGAGACTGACACTGAGCTGAGATAACGGGACGGGAACCAGGACAAGGAACGGGACTCGAACAGGGACGCCGGGACTAAGACAGCGGGACTGGGACAGTGGAACGGGAGTGGAACCAGGACAACGGGGCCGTGGCAACAGGACTGGGACCGGGATAGAGGGACAGGACCGGGACTAAAACCAGGATGAGGACAGCGGCACCAGGAAAAGCACAAAGGGACCGGGACAACGGGATCGGGACAACAGGACGGGACCGGAGCCAGGGCAGCGGGACGGGACTTGGGCTGGAGCCGGGGCTGGGACAACGGGACCGGGACAACGAGACGGGAACAACGGCACCGGGACCAGCACCGGGGCCGCGGTACGGGGCCAGGACTGGGTCGGGGCCGGGGGTACCGGGCAGGGCTGAGCCCccccccgctccgctcccccCCCCGGCCCGTCCGCCCCCGCCTCGGGGAGAACGGGGCCTCTGTGCCCGCGGACAATGGGGGCATTGACGGGGCGCGGCCCCCCCCGTGTCCCCGCAGCACCCCCATGGCAGGAGCCGACGGGAGCCCCCCCGCGGGCCCGGACACCCCGGTGGGTACGGGGGGGATTGGGGGTGCCCGGGGTACGGGTATGGGGAGGTACCGAGGACAATGGGagctggtggggggggggggggggtcaaggGGAgctgtgtgtgggggggggaaatgggggctGGATGAGGGCAGGGGAAGCTATGGGGGGGCAATAAAGTTTAGGGGGctatgggaggcaatgggagctATGGAGGATCAATGAGGGCGGAATGAGGGCAGGGGAAGCTATGGGGGGCAATAGGTGCTAAGGGCACCCAAGGGTACTATGGGGTGCTGGGAGACCCGTGGGACGCTATTGGGGGGTGTAGGGAGGGGCCAGGGGAGCCCTGGGGGGGTTactgtgggatgggggggggcgGGGAGGAAGCcggggggtcgggggggggggctccggaGCCCCCGCCCTTGGTGAAGcctctgcccagccctgccGGGCCGTGCCGCGGGTCCATGCCTTCGGGAAGGGGGGGCAGGCGCTGCGCAGGGACCCCCGCGCCCCCCCCGCCATGCGGGGCTGGCTGCGCAAGCAGGTGGGCCTGaggggggggctgtggggcttgGGGGCTGCGGGGGgatgtggggtttgggggtgatggggtgggaggggtttgggggggctGAGGGGGGAGGGTTGGATATTGGGGGGGAGTGGgttgggggttatggggggctGGGGGGATGAGGTgaggatatgggatgtggggggtCCTCAGTGGTGGGGGATCGCGTTGGGGGTCTGGGGTGTTGGGGGTCTGTGGTCGGGTTACAGGATGCGGGGGGTCTGGagtgggggtgctgtggggttaCGGTGTTGGGGGCATCAGAAGGGGTTTGGGAGTCCCCGGGAGTGAAGGGTTTGGGGGGGCTCAGCCCTATGCTtcctccgccccccccccctcccccgccccAGGACAGCTCCGGGCTGCGTCTGTGGAAGCGGCGCTGGTTTGTGCTGGTCGATCTCTGCCTCTACTACTACAGGGGTGAGAGGGGCCTGGGGGCACCCGGGGCCCTGTGGAGGTTGGGGGTCCATGGGGAGGGCATCAGAGATCCTTAGGGATTGGGGTCCCTGGGGGGCTGAAGGAGTCGGGCGGGGTGGGAAGGGTGCTGGGGGGTCTCAGGGTGCTGATGGGGTCCCCCCCATTGAGACCCCTCTGATCCCCCCCAGACAGCAGCGAGCAGCGAGTGCGGGGCGGACTCCCCCTGCCCGGCTACGAGATCCGCGTCCTGCCCCCCGCACCCCGCGCCCCGCACGCCCCCCAATTCCTCTTCACGGTCAGCATCGCCCCCTGGAGCCCCACagccctatggggcagggggcgGGGAGCATACAGAGGGTCCGGATCCCTCCACCATGGGCACCCCCGTCCCCAGGCCGAGCACCCCGGGATGCGGACGTACTGCCTGGGGGCCGAGACCCCCGAGGAGCTGAATGCCTGGGTCTGCGCCCTGCGCCGGGGGGCATCGCCCCTGCCCCGGTGAGGGGGGGAACAGGGGGGtggggccatgggggggggggggggctgaaGTGGGGGGTTTGTGGGCTTTGGGGAGGGGGGCAGAGAGGGTTTTTGGGGGGGTCACAGTGGTTTGGGTGTATTTAATCCATCAACCCCTGTGCCAGCTCCCCACAGGAGCCCCGGGGTGCGGGACCCCCGTCCCCCCCGTTACCCGCTCGGTGCCCCCCCCTGCACCCTCCTTGCTGCACGTCCGGCCCTCCGCTGCCCCCCAGCAAGGTGAGCACTGAAGGGGGGGACCCCTCTGTTTAACCTGCCCCATGGTGACCCCCAGAGCAGCCTCCTGCCCCCCATCCTGTGGCACTTGGGGGCTGGAGTCTTCACCCCCCAACCTAACACCGAGTGCCCCCCCCGCTGCTCTGACACCCTCTGCCCTGGGGTCCCATCGGTACTGGGTGTCCCCGGGAGCAGCACCCCCACACCCCGGCCACCCCTGTGCCCCACAATGGGTGTCCCCCTATCCCATAGCAGAACACCCAGGGGACCCCAAACCTGCCCTGCCTTAGCAGGGCACCCCAATGTATCCTCCCTGGGGGGGAACCCACccccatacagaccccataTAATAAACCCCTCCAGCAGTGGGGGTCTCCTCCCTTCCTACCCCCATCCCGCTCCccagggtgtggggcagggcgAGGGGGCTGTGGTGTGCCCGGGGGGAGATATGGGGAGCCCATGGGGCGGGcggggggtgctatggggcagctgtggggcagggcgGACCCCGCACCCTCACGCAGGTGTCCGCACCCCAGGAGGAGGCCCCGGCCCAGGGTGGGCGCTGCGGGACCCACAGCACCGCGCACGGGGGGTCCCGGACCGGCTGCGGGGCGCCCGAACCCGCGGGAACCGCTGACCACGCCCCCCGGCCACGCCCCGAGCTGACCACGCCTCCAATGGGGAGGAGCCAGCGGGAGCCGCGCGGGCGGGACGCAACGGAGCACGACACCTTTGTCAATCAGACGCCGGCTTCTCCAATGGACTTCTCTGATTGGCTGCTGCCCTTCCAAGGCACCGCCTGTCCGCCAGCAGCAGCCAATGAGGCGTCGCGGAGGGCGCAGGAGGGGATGAGTGGGCGGGGCTCTCAGCGAGAAGGTGTGGCCGGGAGAGGGGCTCGGCGGCCAATCAGAATCACCCTTCTGCAAGCCAGCTTCTGAGGGAGGGGCGGGGGCGCCACGCCCCTGGTGGGCGTGGTCGTATCGGAAGGGGGCGTGATCGGACTgaaagggggcgtggccagcgCAGTCCCCGCCCGGTGCGGGGGAAGATGGCGGCGGCAGTGGCGCTGCGGCGGCTGCGGTGGGGCTGTGGCCGTGGCTGGGTCGGGGCCCCCCCCGGAGCGCGGTGAGTGGGGCCTGGCCGGGACCCCCGCTTCCAGCTCGCCCCGTGCCCCGGTCCCCCCGTTGGTCCCTGCAGGCCGGGCCGGGCGCAGGGCTCCCCCGCCGCTGTTAACGCCTCCCTGTCCGGGCCCCATGGGCAAAGGTCCGTCCGAGCAGCGCGGTCCCGTCCGGGCATCACCGGGGCTGAACGTGACCcccggggctgggctggggcttTCCCCACGTcgtcctcccccccccatcaaatgggtctggatggaatggATCCCCCGCTGTGGGTCCCGGTGGGTCCCCGGTGCTGAGCCGCTGTCCCTTAGGGGGTACTCGCAGGACGCCGAGGGCAGCTGGTTCCGCTCCCTCTTTGTGCACAAGGTGGATCCCCGCAAGGACGCGCATTCCAACCTGCTCTCCAAGAGGGAGACCAGCAGCCTCTACAAGATCCAGTGTGAGTGCCCCAAGGCGGCCACGGGGCTGGGGCGCTCCCCCCATCACCCATGGGGGACCCCCCCCGgtccagccccagcctggcagCCGCGCTGTGCTCTCCCCGCAGTTCACAACGTGAAGCCGGAGTGCCTGGATGCCTACAACGGGCTGACGTGAGCCCAGCACCGGGGCTGCTGCGGGAGGGATTGGGCTGTGCCCCGCTCCTTGCCTCGCTTCCCTCCCTGTGGAATGGATGCATCCCCCCAGAGCTGTCCCCGCCCGTACCCCTCGGGCTGGGGGAGCAAACGGGGCTATcgggggtgttttggggtggtgcagcccccccccagctccGTTTTCTGTGCTCCCATAGAGAGAAGGTGCTGCCCAAGCTGCACTTGGACCCTGACTACCCCTGTGACCTGGTGGGCAACTGGAACACTTGGTACGgggagcaggaccaggcaggTGAGGGCAGCGCCAGGGGCAAAGACCTCGGCGCACCCTGGGGTCTGGGACACGAAGGGAGAGGTTCTGGAGCCGCTGGGTGGGCTCCGGGGGTGCTCTCCCCATCCCGTCCCTatctgcatccccatcccacccccatctgcatccctgtcccatcccatcctcatccctgtcccatcccatccacatccacatccccaTTCCATTCTCattccatctccatccccatcccatccccatcctgctctcTCCTCACTCCCAGTGCACCTCTGGCGCTTCTCCGGTGGGTACCCAGCACTCTCGGACTGCATGAACAAGCTCAAGCAGAATCAGGTACCACTGGGATCAGGGTAGGGGGGAGCAGCTTGGGCTccccccatcacctctgcctgacccctcccccccgcccTCGGTTCTGTCCCCAGGAGTACCTGGAATTCCGCAGGGAGCGGAGCCGGATGCTGCTGTCCCGCAGGAACCAGCTGCTCCTGGAGTTCAGCTTCTGGAATGAGCCCCTGCCCCGGCAGGGACCCAACATCTACGAGCTCAGGACCTACAAGCTGAAGGTGAGACCCACAGAGGGAGGGTCctgcttttttgggggggagcaGCCCCCAAATCCCTCTTGGAGCAGATGAGGTCTGGCTGCTCCCTCTggttccttttctcctctgtttctAGCCAGGGACCATGATTGAATGGGGCAACAACTGGTGAGTGGTGGCTGTGCTGGCACACGAGGTGGGAAGAGGTCCCCCTGGATCAAGGGGGGGGCTCTTTGGGAATCTCCCCCCGTGTTGCCCCCAGGGCTCGGGCCATTAAGTACCGACAGGAGAACCAGGAGGCTGTGGGGGGGTTCTTCTCCCAGATCGGGGAGCTGTACGTCGTGCATCACCTCTGGGGTAAGGGGTCCTTGTCACCCCGGGGGTACCCCCACTGCAGGGGCTGGCTTGGGAGGGCCCTGGGTACcagctccatcctctccatACAGCCTATAGGGACCTGCAGTCCCGGGAGGAGACGAGGAACGCGGCTTGGAGGAAGACGGGCTGGGATGAGAACGTGTATTACACGGGTGAGTGGGGACCCCTCTGctttggggacccccccccttTGCATTGGAGACCCCCATTCCTGACCagtctcttccttcctttcccagtcCCGCTGGTCCGGACCATGGAATCCCGGATAATGATTCCCATGAAGATCTCACCCCTGCAGTGAGGGGGGGTCTGCCTGCACCCCGAGGGGCTCCCTCTCTGCCTGCACCCCAGCTTCTGctctcctgccccccccccattgtggGGTGCTCTGGGTTGGGGGGGATGGATGCAGGCACGGAGGGGAAGGGGTGAGCCCCGCATCCTGCAGTGGGTCCCCATGTGGGGCAGAGGCTGGCGCTGCAGTGGGGGGGCAGAGGTTTGGGGGTGTCTTAATTCCTTCTGATGGGCCCCGTGGGGGCCGTGTCGCCAATTAAATATTGACCATGCCAAAGCCTGGCCCCCTGGggggagtggggctggggggggggcaaatTGGGGTGCTCCAACGCCCCCTGGCGTGGGGAGCAGAGCCCCCAGCCTGGTGTCAGCCACAGGTACCCCCTGTACCAGAAACCCCCCTTGCTTTGGTGCCCTGGTACTGCCCGGTCACCCCCAAAACCCTCTATGTGACATCAgggaccccaaaaccccccGAGTGACATCAGGGACCCCCAAACCTCTCCATGTGACATCAGGACCCCTATATCCCCCCGTGTGCCATCAGGGACCCCCAGATCTCTGTGTGCTCCCGGTGCCATTGTGCCCCCATCTGTGCCCCCCAAGCCCATGGATACTCCCGGTGTCACTGGGGGTCCCCGCTCGCAAGACGGGCTTGTCAATGGGGATTGGCCACGCCCCTTCGCCGAAGCCACGCCCACTGCGACCGAAGCCACGCCCCGTTACGCCCTATGCTCGCGGTCCTCCGGAGAGAGCGTCCGCTAGGGGGCGCTTTCAGCCGCTCTGCGCCGCTCTAGTGTGCTCGTCTGCCGTCACTTCCGGGTGGAGCTGAGGGGAGCGGCGCGGTCCGGTGTGCGGGGTCTGTGGGGCTCAGTGGGGTGAAGGCACCGGTgtgtggggtctgtggggctcAGTGGGGCGGGGGTCGCTGTGTGCGGGGTCTGTGGGACTCAGTGGGGCGGGGGTCGCTGTGTGCGGGGTCTGTGGGGCTCAGTGGGGCGGGGGTCGCTGTgtgtggggtctgtggggctcAGTGGGGCGGGGGTCGCTGTGTGCGGGGTCTGTGGGACTCAGTGGGGCGGGGGTCGCTGTGTGCGGGGTCTGTGGGACTCAGTGGGGCGGGGGTCGCTGTGTGTGGGGTCCGTGGGGCTCGGTGGGGCTGGGGTCGCTGTGTACGGGATCCATGGGGCTCGGTGGGGCAGAGGCCCGGTgtgtggggtctgtggggctcGGTGGAGTGGAGGCCCCGGTGTGCGGGGTCCCAATGGCCCCGCTCCCGTTGGCTTTGCccccatggcagcagctctgcctcccgTCCCGCAGCCCCGCAGCGCCATGTCCTCGGAGTCCAGCAAGAAGAGGAAGCCCAAAGTGATCCGCACGGACGGGGCCCCGCCGGAGGGCAAGAGGGGCAAAGGCGATGGGGACCAGGTAGTGCCCCGGCACCCCCCCCGCTGCCCTGAGCTCATCCCCTTGCTGCCTTTATCCTCCCCTCTGGGGGGCTGAGGCCCatccagcagagccagggcagctCCAATGCCTCTGGAACTTTGAGCTTCCAGACCTGTTTCCATCCCCTTCAGGACTCTCAAGGAGTCAGAGGTTCATGGGGAGACACAGGGAGGGTGAGCACAGGGTGAGCCCTCTCTCAGGGCTTGCACATGGCCTTAAAACAGTCCTGTGAGCAAAGATGCTTGAGACTCTTCACTGGGGGctgcagtggtaggacaaggggtgatgggttcagactgaaacaggggaagttcaggttggagatgaggcagaagctgttccctgtgagggtgctgaggcgctggcacagggtgcccagagaagctgtggctgccccatccctggcagtgttcaaggccaggttggacacaggggcttggagcagctgctccagtggaaggggtccctgcccgtggcaggggttggagctgaaggagctttaaggtcccttaagcacaaaccaggctggggttctatggggaATTTGGGTTCAGCCAAAGGGGGATAAGGGCTGGAGAAGTAATTTCCTTCCCCATTGATCCTGTGGATGCACCGGTGCAGGGCAGGTACCAGTTTAAGGTCACAGTAACTCCATGAAAGACAACCTGAGCCTCCCGGGCTTTGTGTCTGGGGTTACCTGAGTCCTGGCTCTGGGATCCATGGCCAGAGGCAGGAATTGAGCCGGGGTTTGTGTCCCAGTCCCTGTGCAGGGCAGCTGGGAGTGGGGAGGCTCAGGGGTGTTCTCTGCCCTGCAGGACCTGCGGTACTACAGCGAGGAGTGTGAGGTGGACCTCCGGGACCCCATCAAAGACTACGAGCTCTACAGAGAGACCTGCCAGGAGCTTCAGCGGCTCATGGCGGAGATCCAGGAGCTGAAGAGCCGAGGCATCAAGGACAACGTAAGGAGGAGAGGCCTCGGGGTTGGTTCTGTGTGTTTTGCTCTTTGGTGTTTTCCAT contains:
- the NIPSNAP1 gene encoding protein NipSnap homolog 1 isoform X1, whose amino-acid sequence is MGKGPSEQRGPVRASPGLNVTPGAGLGLSPRRPPPPIKWVWMEWIPRCGSRWVPGAEPLSLRGYSQDAEGSWFRSLFVHKVDPRKDAHSNLLSKRETSSLYKIQFHNVKPECLDAYNGLTEKVLPKLHLDPDYPCDLVGNWNTWYGEQDQAVHLWRFSGGYPALSDCMNKLKQNQEYLEFRRERSRMLLSRRNQLLLEFSFWNEPLPRQGPNIYELRTYKLKPGTMIEWGNNWARAIKYRQENQEAVGGFFSQIGELYVVHHLWAYRDLQSREETRNAAWRKTGWDENVYYTVPLVRTMESRIMIPMKISPLQ
- the NIPSNAP1 gene encoding protein NipSnap homolog 1 isoform X2, whose protein sequence is MAAAVALRRLRWGCGRGWVGAPPGARGYSQDAEGSWFRSLFVHKVDPRKDAHSNLLSKRETSSLYKIQFHNVKPECLDAYNGLTEKVLPKLHLDPDYPCDLVGNWNTWYGEQDQAVHLWRFSGGYPALSDCMNKLKQNQEYLEFRRERSRMLLSRRNQLLLEFSFWNEPLPRQGPNIYELRTYKLKPGTMIEWGNNWARAIKYRQENQEAVGGFFSQIGELYVVHHLWAYRDLQSREETRNAAWRKTGWDENVYYTVPLVRTMESRIMIPMKISPLQ
- the LOC117436868 gene encoding pleckstrin homology domain-containing family A member 4-like isoform X1 yields the protein MRTAAPGKAQRDRDNGIGTTGRDRSQGSGTGLGLEPGLGQRDRDNETGTTAPGPAPGPRTPMAGADGSPPAGPDTPPCRAVPRVHAFGKGGQALRRDPRAPPAMRGWLRKQDSSGLRLWKRRWFVLVDLCLYYYRDSSEQRVRGGLPLPGYEIRVLPPAPRAPHAPQFLFTVSIAPWSPTALWGRGRGAYRGSGSLHHGHPRPQAEHPGMRTYCLGAETPEELNAWVCALRRGASPLPRSPQEPRGAGPPSPPLPARCPPLHPPCCTSGPPLPPSKEEAPAQGGRCGTHSTAHGGSRTGCGAPEPAGTADHAPRPRPELTTPPMGRSQREPRGRDATEHDTFVNQTPASPMDFSDWLLPFQGTACPPAAANEASRRAQEGMSGRGSQREGVAGRGARRPIRITLLQASF
- the LOC117436868 gene encoding basic salivary proline-rich protein 1-like isoform X2, producing MRTAAPGKAQRDRDNGIGTTGRDRSQGSGTGLGLEPGLGQRDRDNETGTTAPGPAPGPRTPMAGADGSPPAGPDTPVALPGRAAGPCLREGGAGAAQGPPRPPRHAGLAAQAGQLRAASVEAALVCAGRSLPLLLQGSEQRVRGGLPLPGYEIRVLPPAPRAPHAPQFLFTVSIAPWSPTALWGRGRGAYRGSGSLHHGHPRPQAEHPGMRTYCLGAETPEELNAWVCALRRGASPLPRSPQEPRGAGPPSPPLPARCPPLHPPCCTSGPPLPPSKEEAPAQGGRCGTHSTAHGGSRTGCGAPEPAGTADHAPRPRPELTTPPMGRSQREPRGRDATEHDTFVNQTPASPMDFSDWLLPFQGTACPPAAANEASRRAQEGMSGRGSQREGVAGRGARRPIRITLLQASF
- the LOC117436868 gene encoding pleckstrin homology domain-containing family A member 4-like isoform X4, translated to MRTAAPGKAQRDRDNGIGTTGRDRSQGSGTGLGLEPGLGQRDRDNETGTTAPGPAPGPRTPMAGADGSPPAGPDTPPCRAVPRVHAFGKGGQALRRDPRAPPAMRGWLRKQDSSGLRLWKRRWFVLVDLCLYYYRDSSEQRVRGGLPLPGYEIRVLPPAPRAPHAPQFLFTAEHPGMRTYCLGAETPEELNAWVCALRRGASPLPRSPQEPRGAGPPSPPLPARCPPLHPPCCTSGPPLPPSKEEAPAQGGRCGTHSTAHGGSRTGCGAPEPAGTADHAPRPRPELTTPPMGRSQREPRGRDATEHDTFVNQTPASPMDFSDWLLPFQGTACPPAAANEASRRAQEGMSGRGSQREGVAGRGARRPIRITLLQASF
- the LOC117436868 gene encoding proline-rich protein HaeIII subfamily 1-like isoform X3 yields the protein MRTAAPGKAQRDRDNGIGTTGRDRSQGSGTGLGLEPGLGQRDRDNETGTTAPGPAPGPRTPMAGADGSPPAGPDTPPCRAVPRVHAFGKGGQALRRDPRAPPAMRGWLRKQLRAASVEAALVCAGRSLPLLLQGSEQRVRGGLPLPGYEIRVLPPAPRAPHAPQFLFTVSIAPWSPTALWGRGRGAYRGSGSLHHGHPRPQAEHPGMRTYCLGAETPEELNAWVCALRRGASPLPRSPQEPRGAGPPSPPLPARCPPLHPPCCTSGPPLPPSKEEAPAQGGRCGTHSTAHGGSRTGCGAPEPAGTADHAPRPRPELTTPPMGRSQREPRGRDATEHDTFVNQTPASPMDFSDWLLPFQGTACPPAAANEASRRAQEGMSGRGSQREGVAGRGARRPIRITLLQASF
- the LOC117436868 gene encoding pleckstrin homology domain-containing family A member 4-like isoform X5; the encoded protein is MPSGRGGRRCAGTPAPPPPCGAGCASSSGLRLWKRRWFVLVDLCLYYYRDSSEQRVRGGLPLPGYEIRVLPPAPRAPHAPQFLFTVSIAPWSPTALWGRGRGAYRGSGSLHHGHPRPQAEHPGMRTYCLGAETPEELNAWVCALRRGASPLPRSPQEPRGAGPPSPPLPARCPPLHPPCCTSGPPLPPSKEEAPAQGGRCGTHSTAHGGSRTGCGAPEPAGTADHAPRPRPELTTPPMGRSQREPRGRDATEHDTFVNQTPASPMDFSDWLLPFQGTACPPAAANEASRRAQEGMSGRGSQREGVAGRGARRPIRITLLQASF